A genomic window from Flavobacterium johnsoniae includes:
- the gltX gene encoding glutamate--tRNA ligase, with amino-acid sequence MSKQVRVRFAPSPTGPLHIGGVRTALFNYLFAKKHNGVFYLRIEDTDQTRFVPGAEAYIMEALEWLGIAPEETVGKNEKFGPYRQSERKDLYQQYADQLINSGWAYYAFDTPEALDAHRKQHEAEGKTFIYNHHNREKLDTSLVISADEVAKRIANGEHYVIRFKTPVDETLHLKDIIRGDVKFETNLLDDKVLFKSDGMPTYHLANIVDDHLMETSHVIRGEEWLPSMPLHVLLYKAFGWEAPEFAHLPLILKPVGNGKLSKRDGDKMGFPVFPLEWKTAEGVSSGYRENGFFPEAVVNFLALLGWNDGTEKEIFSLEELAEAFDLNRVHKAGAKFDPEKNKWFNHQYLVKQNDADLAKSFSPILEEKGIDVSKYDLTRIVSLIKERANFVSEFWDLTDFFFQAPTSYDEKASKNWKEETPALMQELISTLEYIDGFDSANIEAIVKDWLTKNEIGMGKVMQPFRLSLVGALKGPHLFDIVEIIGKEETIARIQKAISSL; translated from the coding sequence ATGTCAAAGCAAGTTCGTGTGCGTTTTGCACCAAGTCCGACTGGACCATTACATATTGGCGGAGTTCGTACTGCCCTATTTAATTATTTATTTGCAAAGAAACATAATGGTGTTTTTTATCTGAGAATTGAAGATACAGATCAGACTCGTTTTGTTCCAGGTGCAGAAGCTTACATTATGGAAGCTCTAGAATGGTTAGGAATTGCTCCTGAAGAAACGGTTGGAAAAAATGAAAAATTTGGTCCATACAGACAAAGCGAACGTAAGGATTTATACCAGCAATATGCAGATCAATTAATAAATTCTGGTTGGGCATATTATGCTTTTGATACTCCAGAAGCTTTGGATGCACATAGAAAACAACACGAAGCTGAAGGAAAAACATTTATTTACAATCACCACAATCGCGAAAAGTTAGATACTTCTTTAGTAATTTCTGCTGATGAAGTTGCTAAAAGAATTGCAAATGGAGAACATTATGTAATTCGTTTTAAAACTCCGGTTGATGAAACTTTACACTTGAAAGATATTATTCGTGGTGATGTTAAGTTTGAAACTAATCTTTTGGATGATAAAGTTTTATTCAAAAGTGACGGAATGCCAACTTACCATTTAGCCAATATTGTAGATGATCATTTGATGGAAACTTCACATGTAATTCGTGGTGAAGAATGGTTGCCATCTATGCCACTTCACGTTTTATTATATAAAGCTTTTGGTTGGGAAGCTCCGGAATTTGCTCATTTACCTTTAATTTTAAAACCAGTTGGAAATGGTAAATTATCAAAAAGAGATGGAGACAAAATGGGATTCCCAGTATTTCCTTTAGAATGGAAAACTGCAGAAGGAGTTTCATCAGGATATAGAGAGAATGGATTTTTCCCAGAAGCAGTTGTAAATTTTTTAGCTTTATTGGGATGGAATGACGGAACTGAAAAAGAGATATTTTCTTTAGAAGAATTAGCAGAAGCTTTTGACTTGAATAGAGTTCATAAAGCTGGAGCAAAATTTGATCCAGAGAAAAACAAATGGTTCAATCACCAATATTTAGTAAAACAAAATGATGCCGATTTAGCGAAAAGCTTCTCTCCTATTTTAGAAGAAAAAGGTATTGATGTTTCTAAATATGATCTAACCAGAATTGTTTCTTTGATTAAAGAAAGAGCAAACTTCGTTTCTGAATTTTGGGATTTAACAGATTTCTTTTTTCAAGCTCCAACATCTTACGATGAAAAAGCAAGTAAAAATTGGAAAGAAGAAACTCCGGCTTTAATGCAAGAATTGATTTCAACTCTAGAATATATCGATGGTTTTGATTCTGCAAATATCGAAGCAATCGTAAAAGATTGGTTAACAAAAAACGAAATCGGAATGGGTAAAGTAATGCAACCTTTCCGTTTAAGTTTGGTTGGAGCTCTAAAAGGTCCTCACCTATTTGACATTGTTGAAATCATTGGAAAAGAAGAAACTATCGCTAGAATTCAGAAAGCAATTTCAAGTTTATAA
- a CDS encoding SPFH domain-containing protein gives MSTAFIIFLVLAFFIFMSSFFTVKQQSSVIIERFGKFQSVRNSGLQLKIPLVDRLAGRVNLKIQQLDVIIETKTRDNVFIKMKVSVQFKVIQEKVYEAFYKLEYPHDQITSYVFDVVRAEVPKLKLDDVFERKDDIAVAVKRELNEAMSTYGYDIINTLVTDIDPDIQVKNAMNRINAADREKTAAEFEAESSRIRIVAKAKAEAESKRLQGQGIADQRREIARGLVESVEVLNNVGINSQEASALIVVTQHYDTLQAIGADANSNLILLPNSPQAGSDMLNNMVASFSASNQVGEMMKKHNKKVEKPKPIQPQSGYEDDVQPDVQQ, from the coding sequence ATGAGTACAGCATTTATTATCTTTTTAGTATTGGCATTCTTCATTTTCATGTCGTCTTTCTTTACTGTAAAACAACAATCATCTGTAATTATCGAACGATTTGGAAAATTCCAAAGTGTTAGAAATTCAGGATTACAACTTAAAATTCCGTTGGTTGATAGATTGGCCGGACGTGTAAATCTTAAAATTCAGCAGTTAGATGTTATCATCGAAACCAAAACTAGAGACAATGTTTTTATCAAAATGAAAGTTTCTGTTCAGTTTAAAGTTATTCAAGAAAAAGTATATGAAGCTTTTTATAAACTAGAATATCCACACGATCAAATTACTTCTTATGTTTTTGACGTAGTTCGTGCCGAAGTTCCTAAACTAAAATTAGATGATGTTTTTGAAAGAAAAGATGATATTGCAGTTGCAGTAAAACGTGAATTGAACGAAGCAATGTCTACTTACGGATATGATATTATCAATACTTTGGTTACAGATATTGATCCAGATATCCAGGTGAAAAATGCAATGAATAGAATCAACGCAGCTGACAGAGAAAAAACGGCTGCTGAATTTGAAGCAGAAAGTTCAAGAATTAGAATCGTTGCAAAAGCAAAAGCTGAAGCAGAAAGTAAACGTTTACAAGGTCAAGGTATTGCAGATCAACGTCGTGAAATTGCAAGAGGTCTTGTAGAAAGTGTTGAAGTATTGAACAATGTTGGAATTAATTCTCAAGAAGCTTCTGCCCTAATTGTGGTTACGCAACATTATGATACACTTCAAGCTATTGGCGCCGATGCAAATTCTAATTTAATATTATTGCCGAATTCTCCACAAGCTGGAAGCGATATGTTGAATAATATGGTTGCTTCTTTTTCAGCATCAAACCAAGTTGGTGAAATGATGAAAAAACACAATAAAAAAGTAGAGAAACCAAAACCTATTCAACCTCAATCTGGATATGAAGATGACGTTCAACCAGATGTCCAACAATAA
- a CDS encoding DUF6327 family protein: MEKKKYSSYAEIDRDLEILKLEKEINYQKLVLSFQKTKESITPQNIVNGFVSSYTDYFRNSFPQILQSIIPFVINWFMNKKRGN; this comes from the coding sequence ATGGAAAAGAAAAAATACTCATCATACGCTGAAATTGACAGAGATTTAGAAATCTTAAAATTGGAAAAAGAAATCAATTATCAGAAATTGGTTTTGAGTTTTCAGAAAACGAAAGAAAGCATTACACCGCAAAATATCGTAAACGGATTTGTTTCTTCTTACACAGATTATTTTAGAAATTCATTTCCACAAATTTTACAATCTATTATACCATTTGTTATCAATTGGTTTATGAATAAAAAAAGAGGCAATTAA
- a CDS encoding competence protein, giving the protein MAFEELKENTEKIQDQTKIYIDSHLAYYKLWGFKVAMKSTTLIFKFTLILVCFTMVLIFGSFAAAYGFGSLFGSNALGFLTVGGIYLFFTILLFFIKDKMVEGPILEKFSEIFFND; this is encoded by the coding sequence ATGGCTTTTGAAGAGTTAAAAGAAAACACTGAAAAAATTCAGGATCAAACTAAGATTTATATTGACAGTCATTTGGCTTATTATAAACTTTGGGGTTTTAAAGTGGCAATGAAATCTACAACGCTAATTTTTAAGTTTACTTTGATTTTGGTTTGTTTCACTATGGTTTTAATATTTGGATCTTTTGCAGCAGCTTATGGTTTTGGTTCTTTGTTCGGAAGTAATGCTTTAGGATTTTTAACGGTAGGAGGAATCTATCTTTTCTTTACAATTTTGCTTTTCTTTATAAAAGATAAAATGGTTGAAGGTCCGATTTTAGAGAAATTCTCAGAAATATTTTTTAATGATTAA
- a CDS encoding YtxH domain-containing protein, which yields MSKNLNTAAAILAAAAAGAAIGILFAPDKGSKTRAKIKEGIDDAKHNIKDSFDASSEVLREKFTSATQNLDGTLNDLLSNVSHKTEEVITFLETKLAELKAQNAKLQK from the coding sequence ATGTCTAAAAATTTAAATACAGCAGCGGCAATTTTAGCGGCTGCAGCGGCAGGAGCAGCGATCGGAATTTTATTTGCTCCAGATAAAGGATCAAAAACGAGAGCAAAAATAAAAGAAGGTATCGATGATGCGAAACATAACATCAAAGATTCTTTTGATGCCAGCTCAGAAGTTTTACGTGAAAAATTTACAAGTGCTACTCAAAACCTTGATGGAACTCTGAATGATTTACTTTCAAATGTTAGCCATAAAACAGAAGAAGTAATTACTTTTTTAGAAACTAAATTGGCTGAATTGAAAGCACAGAACGCTAAACTTCAGAAATAA
- a CDS encoding glutamine--tRNA ligase/YqeY domain fusion protein: MASEEKSLNFIEQIIEEDVKSGLSNTKLRFRFPPEPNGYLHIGHASSIALNFGLGIDYQSPVNLRFDDTNPEKEEQEFVDAIKKDVEWLGYTWSEERYASDYFQQLYDWAVLLIKKDKAYVDSQSSEDMAIQKGTPSTTGTDSPFRNRSVEENLNLFERMKNGEFEAGTHILRAKIDMKSTNMLMRDPIMYRILHKHHHRTGDAWKIYPMYDWAHGQSDYLEQISHSFCTLEFLPHRELYDWFLDQIFDDNKLRPKQREFARRNLSHTVVSKRKLQQLVKEKHVNGWDDPRMSTISGLRRRGYTAASLRNFANTIGIAKRDNLINVSVLEFCIREDLNKIAPRVMAVLDPVKLVITNYPEGKEEWLEAENNQEDESAGFRKVPFSRELYIEREDFLEEAPAKFFRLTLGKEVRLKNAYIIKGESVVKDGNGNITEIHVTYDTDSLSGSGTEASQRKVSGTLHWVSIQHALEAEVRLYDRLFTDEAPDSYKEKNFLDFVNPNSLEIVTGYVEPSLSTAQNEDKFQFQRLGYFTVDKDSTPSKLVFNKTVGLKDAWEEKGKKEENSINNSLKDINKYFKVETKPERIAIESAIGENIKNITSFSLLQNSLKKNINNNKASLLFSQFVLKYSNWKSTDFEEEDIKKLYSMSLKSESTYVRSKALLNLRDIESESFKNQFDDEILKLYSNPAKNASEREIEILSEMVKK; the protein is encoded by the coding sequence ATGGCATCAGAAGAGAAATCACTCAATTTTATTGAACAAATCATAGAGGAAGACGTAAAATCAGGTCTTTCAAATACTAAACTTCGCTTTCGTTTTCCACCAGAACCAAATGGATATTTACACATTGGACACGCAAGTTCTATTGCGTTAAATTTTGGTTTAGGAATTGATTATCAATCTCCTGTGAATTTACGTTTTGATGATACAAACCCTGAAAAAGAAGAACAGGAATTTGTTGATGCTATTAAAAAAGATGTAGAATGGCTAGGTTATACTTGGTCTGAAGAACGTTATGCATCAGATTATTTTCAACAATTGTATGATTGGGCCGTTTTATTAATTAAAAAAGATAAAGCGTATGTTGACAGTCAATCTTCTGAGGATATGGCGATTCAAAAAGGAACTCCATCTACAACTGGAACCGATTCTCCATTTAGAAATCGTTCTGTTGAAGAAAACTTAAATTTATTCGAAAGAATGAAAAACGGTGAATTTGAGGCTGGTACACATATTCTTCGTGCAAAAATTGACATGAAATCAACAAACATGTTAATGCGTGATCCTATCATGTACAGAATTTTACACAAACATCACCACAGAACTGGAGATGCTTGGAAAATCTATCCAATGTACGATTGGGCACACGGACAAAGTGATTATTTAGAGCAAATTTCGCATTCATTTTGTACACTAGAATTCTTGCCTCACCGTGAATTATACGATTGGTTTTTAGATCAAATTTTTGATGATAATAAGCTTCGTCCAAAGCAAAGAGAATTTGCTAGACGTAACTTATCACATACTGTTGTTAGTAAAAGAAAATTACAGCAACTAGTTAAAGAAAAGCATGTTAACGGTTGGGATGATCCAAGAATGTCAACCATTTCTGGATTAAGAAGACGTGGTTATACAGCTGCTTCATTACGTAATTTTGCTAATACAATTGGTATCGCAAAACGTGATAATTTAATAAATGTATCAGTTTTAGAATTTTGTATTCGTGAAGATTTGAACAAAATTGCACCTCGTGTAATGGCTGTTTTAGATCCTGTAAAATTGGTAATTACAAATTATCCAGAAGGAAAAGAAGAGTGGTTGGAAGCTGAAAATAATCAGGAAGATGAAAGTGCAGGATTCAGAAAAGTACCTTTTTCTCGTGAATTATACATTGAAAGAGAAGACTTTTTAGAAGAAGCTCCAGCTAAGTTTTTCCGATTGACTTTAGGAAAAGAAGTACGTCTTAAAAATGCTTATATCATTAAAGGTGAATCAGTTGTAAAAGATGGAAACGGAAATATCACAGAAATTCACGTAACATATGATACTGATTCTTTAAGTGGAAGTGGGACAGAAGCAAGCCAAAGAAAAGTATCTGGAACCTTACATTGGGTTTCTATTCAACATGCATTAGAAGCTGAAGTTCGTTTATACGATCGTTTGTTTACAGATGAAGCTCCAGACAGTTATAAAGAGAAAAATTTCTTAGATTTTGTGAATCCAAATTCGTTAGAAATTGTAACTGGATATGTTGAACCAAGTTTATCAACAGCTCAAAATGAAGACAAATTTCAGTTTCAACGTTTAGGATATTTTACTGTTGATAAAGATTCAACTCCTTCAAAATTAGTATTTAACAAGACTGTTGGTTTGAAAGATGCTTGGGAAGAAAAAGGTAAAAAAGAAGAGAATAGCATCAATAATTCTTTGAAAGATATCAACAAATATTTTAAAGTTGAGACAAAACCTGAAAGAATTGCAATTGAAAGTGCAATAGGAGAGAACATCAAAAATATCACTAGTTTCTCTTTATTACAGAATTCTTTAAAGAAGAATATCAACAATAATAAGGCTTCGCTGTTGTTTTCTCAGTTTGTTTTGAAATATTCAAACTGGAAATCTACAGATTTTGAAGAAGAAGATATTAAGAAATTATATTCAATGTCTTTAAAAAGTGAATCGACTTATGTTCGATCAAAAGCACTTTTAAATTTAAGAGATATTGAAAGTGAAAGTTTCAAAAATCAGTTTGATGATGAAATTTTGAAATTATATTCAAATCCTGCAAAAAATGCATCAGAGAGAGAAATTGAAATTCTTTCTGAAATGGTGAAGAAGTAA
- the folB gene encoding dihydroneopterin aldolase, with translation MGVIKLKNIRTFSYHGCLIEEGKIGSDYTVDLKIKTNLQKSAETDHLLDTVDYVHLNKIVTEEMAIRSHLLEHVAKRINIRVLAEIETVEKTTVWVSKINPPIGGDVESVTIKMTEIRK, from the coding sequence ATGGGAGTTATTAAACTTAAAAACATTCGTACTTTTTCTTACCACGGATGTTTAATTGAAGAAGGAAAAATTGGATCTGATTATACTGTCGATCTAAAAATTAAAACCAATTTACAGAAATCAGCAGAAACAGATCATCTTTTAGATACTGTTGACTACGTACATTTGAACAAAATTGTGACGGAAGAAATGGCAATTCGTTCGCATTTATTAGAACATGTTGCTAAAAGAATCAATATTCGTGTGCTTGCTGAGATAGAAACGGTAGAAAAAACAACAGTTTGGGTTTCTAAAATAAATCCTCCTATTGGTGGTGATGTTGAATCAGTTACCATAAAAATGACGGAAATTAGAAAGTAG
- a CDS encoding LysE family translocator, whose amino-acid sequence MINDILAGLPWGLFLSFMVGPVFFILLETSITKGFRAAIVFDCGVVLGDIFFIAIAYLGSYRLISSLKDKPALFIFGGIIMLAYGIISFVRLKKGEKINDEEIDRDIIKRNYGSLFIKGFLLNVINIGVLGFWLAVIISVGPKLEMQNSRMITFFTAVIVTYLIVDCLKILLAKQLKSKMTPTNILKIKKGISIVLMVFGVALMVQGWFPKEKEMVKNAFEKIEK is encoded by the coding sequence ATGATAAATGATATTTTGGCTGGACTGCCATGGGGACTTTTTCTAAGCTTTATGGTAGGTCCGGTATTTTTTATACTATTAGAAACCAGTATTACAAAAGGATTCAGAGCTGCAATAGTTTTTGACTGTGGTGTAGTTTTAGGTGATATATTTTTTATAGCAATCGCTTATTTAGGAAGTTATAGATTGATTTCCAGTTTAAAAGATAAACCTGCATTATTTATTTTCGGCGGAATCATAATGTTGGCTTATGGTATAATTTCTTTTGTGAGATTAAAAAAAGGAGAAAAAATAAATGATGAAGAAATCGACCGTGATATTATAAAAAGAAATTATGGAAGTTTATTTATAAAAGGCTTTTTACTGAACGTTATCAACATTGGAGTTCTTGGTTTCTGGTTAGCTGTAATTATTTCTGTCGGACCAAAATTAGAAATGCAAAACTCTAGAATGATTACTTTTTTTACTGCAGTAATTGTAACTTATTTAATAGTTGATTGTCTTAAGATATTATTAGCCAAACAATTAAAATCAAAAATGACACCTACTAATATTCTTAAAATCAAAAAAGGAATTAGTATTGTTTTAATGGTTTTTGGAGTTGCTTTAATGGTTCAAGGCTGGTTTCCAAAAGAAAAAGAAATGGTTAAAAATGCTTTTGAGAAGATAGAAAAATAG
- a CDS encoding head GIN domain-containing protein — MRKLIIGATILFVQMSFGQVTKELGEFDTVKVYDKLSVKLVQSSENKVVVKGAREKELEAVNKNGVLKLRMPFPKLLSGNDLEVTLYYKHLELIDVNEGAEVTSKETLKATSFKVSAQEGGKINVDLNVDKLKVSSVSGGEITVTGKADNLDAGLGAGGYFLGSKLATSQTKVSVSAGGKADVNASTLVDAKVSAGGSIYIYGKPKQINQKTVFGGKIEEVK, encoded by the coding sequence ATGAGAAAGCTAATAATTGGAGCAACAATTTTATTTGTACAAATGTCTTTTGGTCAAGTTACCAAAGAATTAGGTGAATTTGATACCGTAAAAGTTTACGATAAATTAAGTGTAAAATTAGTTCAATCTTCAGAAAATAAGGTTGTTGTAAAAGGAGCAAGAGAAAAAGAATTAGAAGCTGTTAATAAAAATGGTGTTTTGAAATTAAGAATGCCTTTTCCTAAATTGCTGTCAGGAAATGATCTTGAAGTTACTTTGTATTACAAACATTTAGAACTTATTGATGTTAACGAAGGGGCAGAAGTTACGAGTAAAGAAACTCTAAAAGCGACTTCGTTTAAAGTTAGTGCACAAGAAGGTGGAAAAATTAACGTAGATTTGAATGTTGATAAACTAAAAGTAAGTTCAGTTTCTGGTGGAGAAATCACTGTAACTGGAAAAGCAGATAACCTTGATGCAGGTTTAGGAGCAGGCGGATATTTCCTTGGAAGTAAATTAGCCACTTCTCAGACTAAAGTAAGCGTTTCTGCGGGCGGAAAAGCCGATGTTAATGCTTCGACCCTTGTTGATGCAAAAGTAAGCGCAGGAGGCTCTATTTACATTTATGGAAAACCAAAACAAATAAACCAAAAAACAGTCTTTGGTGGTAAAATCGAAGAAGTAAAATAA
- the rnr gene encoding ribonuclease R gives MSKKIRKPIKKEKDFSGKILKILSQNANKPFNYKQIGAKLELDDTQSRNQIIKDLKILAAQKKIIETEPGKYLVKAISQDYYEGTIDMTSRKTAYFICDEFEEDVFIPTNNLNRALDKDKVKVYVYNRRKGKRPEGEVIEVIERDKTEFVGVIDMQPNFAFVSTANPKMYTDIFIPKDKIGEAENGDVVLVKIEDWPKRADSPFGSVIRVLGKPGEHNTEIHAILAEYGLPADFPVEVEVFAQKLDTSIQESEIAKRRDMRDTLTFTIDPKDAKDFDDALSFKKLENGNFEIGIHIADVSYYLEQGTILDDEAYQRATSVYLVDRVVPMLPEVLSNFACSLRPNEEKYTFSAVFEVSPTAQVINQWFGRTVIYSDQRFAYEEAQHIIETKGNNTIPVDISITGESYVVSDEIVEATLKLDELAKILRKKRMQQGAISFDKVEVKFNLDAEGEPEGVYFKISKDANHLIEEFMLLANRKVAEYIGKQKKTFVYRIHDEPNEDKLIAMQTVIAKFGYKIDFRNKGDISKSLNALMEEVNGKKEQNLIDTLAIRSMSKAKYSTDNIGHYGLAFDYYSHFTSPIRRYPDVMVHRLLQFYLDGGASVDEETYETKCLHCSNMESLATNAERDSIKYMQVKYMQDHQDEEFLGVISGVTEWGIYVEIVSNKCEGMVRIREIKEDYYTFDERQYALVGATSNRLLQLGDEIYVKVKNADLVKKQLDFHFLRRAE, from the coding sequence ATGAGTAAGAAAATTAGAAAGCCGATAAAAAAAGAGAAAGATTTCTCTGGGAAGATCCTGAAGATTTTATCGCAAAACGCAAATAAGCCATTTAATTACAAACAGATAGGAGCAAAGTTAGAACTTGACGATACACAAAGCAGAAATCAGATTATTAAAGATTTGAAAATTCTAGCGGCTCAAAAGAAAATTATAGAAACAGAACCTGGAAAATATTTAGTTAAAGCAATCAGCCAGGATTATTACGAAGGAACGATAGATATGACGAGCAGAAAAACGGCATATTTTATTTGTGATGAGTTTGAAGAAGATGTTTTTATTCCGACCAATAATTTGAATCGTGCTTTAGATAAAGATAAAGTAAAGGTTTATGTTTATAACAGAAGAAAAGGAAAAAGACCTGAAGGTGAAGTAATTGAAGTTATCGAAAGAGATAAAACAGAATTTGTTGGTGTAATTGATATGCAGCCAAATTTTGCGTTTGTTTCTACTGCAAATCCTAAAATGTATACCGATATTTTTATTCCAAAAGATAAAATTGGAGAAGCAGAAAACGGTGATGTTGTTTTAGTTAAGATTGAAGATTGGCCAAAAAGAGCCGATAGTCCGTTTGGATCTGTAATTCGAGTTCTTGGAAAACCTGGAGAACACAATACTGAAATTCATGCTATTTTAGCTGAATACGGATTGCCAGCAGATTTTCCGGTAGAAGTAGAGGTTTTTGCACAAAAACTAGATACTTCGATTCAGGAATCTGAGATTGCAAAACGTCGTGATATGCGTGATACGCTTACGTTTACAATTGACCCGAAAGATGCAAAAGATTTTGATGATGCGTTGTCTTTCAAAAAATTAGAAAATGGAAACTTCGAAATTGGAATTCATATTGCTGATGTTTCGTATTATTTAGAACAAGGAACAATTCTGGATGACGAAGCGTATCAAAGAGCAACTTCGGTTTATTTAGTAGATAGAGTAGTGCCAATGCTTCCTGAAGTGTTGTCAAATTTTGCTTGTTCACTTCGTCCAAATGAAGAGAAATATACATTCTCTGCAGTATTTGAAGTTTCTCCGACAGCTCAAGTTATTAATCAATGGTTCGGAAGAACTGTAATTTATTCAGATCAGCGTTTTGCTTACGAAGAGGCACAGCATATTATTGAAACAAAAGGAAATAATACGATTCCAGTTGATATTTCTATTACTGGAGAATCTTATGTTGTTTCGGATGAAATTGTTGAAGCTACTTTAAAATTGGATGAATTAGCGAAGATTTTAAGAAAGAAAAGAATGCAGCAAGGCGCTATTTCTTTTGATAAAGTCGAAGTGAAATTTAATCTTGATGCAGAAGGAGAACCAGAAGGAGTTTACTTTAAAATCTCAAAAGATGCCAATCATTTGATCGAAGAATTTATGCTTTTGGCTAATAGAAAAGTCGCTGAATATATTGGAAAACAAAAGAAAACCTTTGTTTACCGTATTCACGACGAACCAAATGAAGACAAATTGATTGCGATGCAAACCGTAATTGCTAAATTTGGTTATAAAATTGATTTTCGTAACAAAGGCGATATTTCTAAGTCTTTGAATGCATTGATGGAAGAAGTAAATGGTAAAAAAGAGCAAAACTTAATTGATACTCTTGCGATTAGAAGTATGAGTAAAGCCAAATATTCGACAGATAATATTGGTCATTATGGTTTAGCGTTTGATTATTACAGCCATTTTACATCGCCAATTCGTCGTTATCCAGACGTTATGGTACATCGTTTGTTACAGTTTTATTTGGATGGAGGAGCTTCTGTAGACGAAGAAACTTATGAAACAAAATGTCTGCATTGTTCAAACATGGAAAGTTTAGCTACAAATGCTGAACGTGATAGTATTAAATACATGCAGGTTAAATACATGCAGGATCATCAGGACGAAGAATTCTTGGGAGTTATTTCTGGTGTTACAGAATGGGGAATTTATGTTGAAATCGTTTCTAATAAATGCGAAGGAATGGTGAGAATCAGAGAAATAAAAGAGGATTACTATACTTTTGATGAAAGACAATATGCATTGGTTGGGGCAACTTCAAATCGCTTATTGCAATTAGGAGACGAAATTTATGTTAAAGTAAAAAATGCAGATTTAGTGAAGAAACAACTTGATTTTCATTTTTTAAGAAGAGCAGAATAA
- a CDS encoding putative signal transducing protein — protein MESFKTIAVFNYQHETVVLKHLLEQEEIPYFFENEMTLSVAPMYSAALGGIKLKVHPNDFEQVQEILDNLNNPLKIV, from the coding sequence ATGGAAAGCTTTAAGACCATCGCAGTATTCAATTATCAGCACGAAACAGTGGTTCTCAAACACTTACTTGAACAAGAAGAAATCCCTTATTTTTTCGAAAACGAAATGACACTTTCTGTCGCTCCAATGTATTCTGCAGCTCTGGGCGGAATCAAACTCAAAGTTCATCCAAACGATTTCGAGCAAGTTCAAGAAATCTTGGACAATCTCAACAACCCGCTTAAAATAGTCTGA
- the rpiB gene encoding ribose 5-phosphate isomerase B: MKISIGNDHAGPEYKKAIVEMLKARGYEVTNYGTDTDASVDYPDFGHPVANDVSEGKADFGIVICGSGNGIAMTVNKHPKVRAGLCWTKEIAYLTRLHNDANIVSIPARFTSIHQAVEIVETFLDTAFEGGRHQNRVNKIACA; the protein is encoded by the coding sequence ATGAAAATTTCGATAGGAAACGACCACGCAGGCCCTGAATATAAAAAAGCAATTGTTGAAATGCTGAAAGCTAGAGGATATGAAGTAACTAACTATGGTACAGATACAGATGCGTCTGTAGATTATCCAGATTTTGGACATCCAGTTGCAAATGATGTTTCTGAAGGAAAAGCAGATTTCGGAATCGTAATCTGCGGAAGCGGTAACGGAATTGCAATGACTGTTAATAAACACCCTAAAGTGAGAGCTGGTTTATGCTGGACAAAAGAAATTGCGTATTTAACTCGTTTACACAATGATGCAAATATTGTGAGTATTCCGGCAAGATTTACTTCTATTCATCAAGCGGTTGAAATAGTTGAAACTTTCTTGGATACAGCTTTTGAAGGCGGAAGACATCAAAATAGAGTAAATAAAATTGCTTGCGCTTAA
- a CDS encoding DUF1294 domain-containing protein — translation MKVLLLYFLFINFITFLLTGYDKFQARRHRRRIPEFILFLLAFVGGTIGLLTGMFFFRHKTAKITFIMKFSYIILVQIVVIYLKMTQKI, via the coding sequence ATGAAAGTTTTATTACTATATTTTTTATTTATAAACTTCATTACTTTTCTGCTTACTGGTTACGATAAATTTCAAGCTAGAAGACACAGAAGGCGAATTCCTGAATTTATACTTTTTTTGCTTGCTTTTGTTGGCGGAACAATTGGTTTATTAACAGGAATGTTTTTCTTCAGACATAAAACGGCAAAAATTACTTTTATTATGAAATTCTCTTATATTATTCTTGTTCAGATTGTCGTAATCTATTTAAAAATGACTCAAAAAATCTAG